A window of Malania oleifera isolate guangnan ecotype guangnan chromosome 5, ASM2987363v1, whole genome shotgun sequence contains these coding sequences:
- the LOC131155071 gene encoding cellulose synthase A catalytic subunit 4 [UDP-forming]: MAGFVTGSHGRSELHFSHDEEKYRPPNRQSVSAPKRCSVCGDEIGLGEKGDVFVACHACGFPVCRPCYEYERSEGTQCCPHCNTRYKRHRGSPRVAGDDDENFDADDFDDEFQIKNPHEHDNPDGQHALNHSENGDFNQQQWRPNGQAFSVTGSVAGKDFEAEREMYNNEEWKERVEKWKARQEKRGLVSKDNGGNDHGDEDDFLLAEARQPLWRKVPIPSSKISPYRIVIVLRLIILCFFFRFRVLTPAYDAYPLWLISVICEIWFALSWILDQFPKWFPITRETYLDRLSIRFEREGEPNRLAPIDFFVSTVDPLKEPPIITANTVLSILSVDYPVEKVSCYVSDDGASMLLFDTLSETAEFARRWVPFCKKYSVEPRAPEFYFSEKIDYLKDKVQPTFVKERRAMKREYEEFKVRINALVAKFQKKPEEGWVMQDGTPWPGNNTRDHPGMIQVHLGSEGALDVEGKELPRLVYVSREKRPGYQHHKKAGAMNALVRVSAVLTNAPFMLNLDCDHYINNSKAAREAMCFLMDPQLGKKLCYVQFPQRFDGIDRHDRYANRNIVFFDINMKGLDGIQGPVYVGTGCVFNRQALYGYDPPASEKRPKMTCDCWPSWCCCCCGGSRKSKLKSKKKGERSLLGGLYSNNKKMMGKNYSRKKSGPVFDLEEIEEGLEGYDELEKSSLMSQKNFEKRFGQSPVFIASTLMEEGGLPEGTNSQSLIKEAIHVISCGYEEKTEWGKEIGWIYGSVTEDILTGFKMHCRGWKSVYCIPKRPAFKGSAPINLSDRLHQVLRWALGSVEIFLSRHCPLWYGYGGKLKWLERLAYTNTIVYPFTSIPLLAYCTIPAVCLLTGKFIIPTLNNLASIWFLALFLSIIATAVLELRWSGVSIEDLWRNEQFWVIGGVSAHLFAVFQGLLKVLAGVDTNFTVTAKAADDAEFGELYLFKWTTLLIPPTTLIILNMVGVVAGISDAINNGYGSWGPLFGKLFFAFWVIVHLYPFLKGLMGRQNRTPTIVVLWSVLLASIFSLIWVRIDPFLPKQTGPILKQCGVEC; this comes from the exons ATGGCAGGCTTCGTCACAGGTTCTCACGGCCGCAGTGAGCTCCATTTTTCGCATGATGAAGAG AAGTACCGGCCGCCGAATCGCCAATCCGTGTCGGCACCGAAAAGATGCAGTGTGTGCGGAGATGAGATAGGGTTGGGGGAGAAAGGGGATGTGTTTGTGGCGTGTCACGCCTGTGGCTTTCCTGTTTGCCGTCCCTGCTACGAGTATGAACGGAGTGAAGGCACTCAGTGCTGCCCCCACTGCAACACTCGCTATAAGCGCCACCGAg GTTCTCCTCGAGTTGCTGGAGACGATGATGAGAACTTTGATGCAGATGATTTTGATGATGAATTTCAGATTAAGAACCCTCATGAACATGATAACCCAGATGGTCAACATGCTCTCAATCACTCG GAAAATGGCGACTTCAATCAGCAGCAATGGCGTCCCAATGGCCAGGCCTTTTCAGTCACTGGGAGTG TTGCTGGCAAGGATTTCGAAGCTGAGAGGGAGATGTACAATAATGAAGAATGGAAAGAGAGGGTAGAGAAATGGAAAGCCAGGCAAGAAAAGAGAGGTTTAGTGAGCAAAGACAATGGTGGAAATGATCATGGCGACGAAGATGATTTTCT TTTGGCTGAAGCACGACAACCACTTTGGAGGAAAGTTCCGATCCCATCAAGCAAAATCAGCCCATACCGCATAGTTATTGTGCTGCGGCTCATCATTCTCTGCTTCTTCTTTCGTTTCCGTGTGTTGACTCCAGCATATGACGCCTACCCCTTGTGGCTCATCTCTGTAATTTGTGAGATATGGTTCGCCTTATCTTGGATACTCGACCAGTTCCCAAAATGGTTCCCCATCACCCGTGAAACTTACCTTGATCGCTTGTCCATAAGGTTTGAGCGGGAGGGTGAGCCCAACCGCCTAGCTCCAATTGATTTCTTCGTGAGTACCGTTGATCCTCTCAAAGAACCACCAATTATAACTGCAAATACCGTCCTATCTATCCTTTCTGTCGATTATCCAGTTGAGAAGGTAAGTTGCTATGTATCTGATGATGGTGCATCTATGCTTCTATTTGACACACTATCGGAAACGGCCGAGTTTGCAAGGAGATGGGTGCCATTTTGCAAGAAGTATAGTGTTGAGCCAAGGGCTCCTGAATTCTACTTCAGCGAAAAGATAGACTACTTGAAAGACAAGGTGCAACCCACCTTTGTGAAGGAGCGCCGAGCCATGAAA AGAGAGTATGAAGAGTTCAAAGTGAGGATTAATGCGTTGGTGGCCAAATTTCAGAAGAAACCAGAAGAAGGGTGGGTCATGCAGGATGGAACTCCATGGCCTGGAAACAACACTCGTGATCATCCTGGCATGATTCAG GTTCATCTTGGGAGTGAAGGTGCACTAGATGTGGAAGGTAAGGAATTGCCTAGGCTCGTGTATGTTTCACGTGAGAAACGACCTGGCTATCAACACCATAAGAAAGCTGGCGCAATGAATGCTTTG GTTCGAGTCTCTGCAGTGCTTACAAATGCACCCTTCATGTTGAATCTGGATTGTGATCACTACATCAATAATAGCAAGGCTGCAAGAGAAGCTATGTGCTTTTTAATGGATCCTCAGCTTGGGAAAAAGCTTTGCTACGTACAGTTCCCACAGAGGTTTGATGGTATTGATCGCCATGATAGATATGCTAACCGCAATATTGTGTTCTTTGAT ATCAACATGAAGGGCTTAGATGGTATCCAAGGACCTGTATATGTTGGTACTGGATGTGTCTTCAACCGGCAGGCATTGTACGGCTATGATCCACCAGCGTCTGAGAAGCGACCGAAGATGACATGTGATTGTTGGCCTTCATGGTGCTGTTGCTGCTGCGGTGGTTCGAGAAAGTCAAAATTGAAATCCAAGAAGAAAGGGGAGAGGAGTTTGCTTGGAGGACTATACAGCAATAACAAAAAAATGATGGGGAAAAACTACTCGAGGAAAAAGTCTGGACCAGTTTTTGATCTTGAAGAGATTGAAGAAGGACTTGAAGGCTATGATGAGCTGGAAAAATCATCGCTCATGTCACAAAAGAACTTTGAGAAACGAtttgggcagtcgcctgtcttCATTGCTTCCACTCTTATGGAAGAAGGTGGCCTTCCTGAAGGGACAAATTCCCAATCTCTTATTAAGGAAGCTATTCATGTTATCAGTTGTGGATATGAAGAAAAGACCGAATGGGGTAAAGAG ATTGGATGGATTTATGGTTCGGTTACAGAAGACATTCTGACCGGCTTCAAGATGCATTGTAGGGGATGGAAGTCAGTGTACTGCATACCAAAGAGACCTGCTTTTAAGGGTTCAGCACCAATAAATTTATCTGATCGGTTGCACCAAGTTCTTAGATGGGCTCTTGGCTCCGTTGAAATCTTCCTTAGCCGTCACTGCCCACTGTGGTATGGTTATGGAGGAAAGCTGAAATGGCTAGAGAGGCTTGCTTACACTAATACCATTGTTTACCCATTTACTTCCATTCCTTTACTTGCCTACTGCACTATTCCAGCGGTCTGTCTCCTCACTGGGAAATTTATCATTCCTACT CTGAATAATCTTGCAAGCATATGGTTCCTTGCTCTTTTCCTTTCCATCATAGCAACAGCTGTGCTTGAGCTCCGATGGAGTGGCGTCAGCATTGAGGACTTGTGGCGCAATGAGCAATTCTGGGTGATTGGTGGTGTGTCGGCGCACCTTTTTGCTGTATTCCAAGGCCTCCTCAAGGTTCTTGCTGGAGTTGACACCAACTTTACTGTAACAGCTAAAGCAGCGGATGATGCAGAGTTTGGTGAGCTTTACCTCTTCAAATGGACTACACTTCTCATCCCACCAACGACTTTAATTATCCTGAATATGGTTGGTGTTGTGGCTGGAATTTCTGATGCCATTAACAATGGCTACGGGTCATGGGGTCCTTTGTTTGGGAAGCTATTTTTTGCCTTTTGGGTCATTGTTCATCTCTATCCATTCCTCAAGGGATTGATGGGAAGGCAAAACAGGACTCCCACCATTGTAGTCCTTTGGTCAGTTCTGCTAGCATCCATCTTCTCACTGATTTGGGTTCGAATTGATCCTTTCTTGCCTAAGCAAACTGGCCCAATTCTCAAGCAATGTGGGGTGGAGTGCTAG